ATCCCATCCGCCCATATATAAACGTACTTTTTTGCGGATAAATCACTTTTGAGCCAATTTTGATATTCTGTTGTCCATGAATCTTTCAATCTAAAGATATTTGTGGGTGATAGTCCTTTAGCATTTTCTCCCAAAATTGCCTCCAGAGCTTTCGGAAAATCCAGGGTGGATATTCCTTTAAGATACAAAGCAGAAATAACCGCATCTATACTTTGTGTCCTTCTCAAATAAGGTGGCAAAATCGCACTTGTGAACTTGCCATCGTCTCTATGTCTTATTCTAGGCTGACGAATTGCAATTGGGCCAAGACCGGTTTGAATGTTTTTTTCTGGTAAGTAACCATTTCTTACTGCAGGAGATTGATGGGTAGATTCATTCGATTGTTTGTAAAGTTCCAGATATTCTTGTACTTCAAATTCAATAGCTTGCTGTAACAATTTTTGAGCCCCTTTACGAAGAATTTCTTCGAGAGGATTATTTTGTTCATTTGTTGATGGCATTTTTTCTGAAGAAAAGCGAAAATCTTCCACGAGCGCACTCCCATTTAGTTTTTGTGGTAAAAAACATTTTAAGGATGCGCTCTCTTTTTTTCATCTCATACACAACTTTTGATCATATCTCAGG
The DNA window shown above is from Parachlamydia acanthamoebae and carries:
- a CDS encoding transposase, encoding MEDFRFSSEKMPSTNEQNNPLEEILRKGAQKLLQQAIEFEVQEYLELYKQSNESTHQSPAVRNGYLPEKNIQTGLGPIAIRQPRIRHRDDGKFTSAILPPYLRRTQSIDAVISALYLKGISTLDFPKALEAILGENAKGLSPTNIFRLKDSWTTEYQNWLKSDLSAKKYVYIWADG